One genomic window of Chloroflexota bacterium includes the following:
- a CDS encoding alpha/beta hydrolase, protein MPLNPKCGPLIDGYNARYGGKPRTAQTLPGIRAQMEAALALGKPKVASVEDRRIPGPHGEIPFRVYKPLKAGRPLPVLVTFHGGGWTIGSVNSHDGTARRLALAAECAVVSVDYRLAPEHKFPIPFDDCYAAMVWVAEHSRELGVDGARIAVGGDSSGGNLAAAVALKARDAGGPKLAFQLLIYPALDRNLETASYRQNASGYLLTRETMAVNWALYLGSEADAKNPYACPIQAKDLRGLPPALIITAEYDPLRDDGDIYAKRLRAADVPVAYTCYEGMIHAFFSYSEVLAEAKQALAQAGEALKKAFRA, encoded by the coding sequence ATGCCGCTGAACCCCAAGTGCGGGCCGCTGATTGACGGCTACAACGCCCGCTATGGTGGCAAGCCGCGCACTGCCCAGACGCTGCCCGGCATCCGGGCGCAGATGGAGGCGGCCTTGGCGCTCGGCAAGCCGAAGGTCGCCAGCGTCGAAGACCGGCGCATCCCCGGTCCCCACGGCGAGATTCCCTTCCGGGTCTACAAGCCCCTGAAGGCTGGACGGCCGCTGCCTGTCCTTGTCACGTTCCACGGCGGCGGCTGGACCATCGGCAGCGTCAACTCCCACGATGGCACTGCCCGAAGGCTGGCCCTGGCCGCTGAGTGCGCCGTCGTCTCCGTGGACTATCGACTCGCCCCGGAGCACAAGTTCCCTATCCCGTTCGACGATTGCTACGCGGCGATGGTGTGGGTAGCCGAACACTCCCGAGAGCTCGGTGTGGATGGCGCGAGGATCGCCGTGGGCGGCGATAGCTCAGGCGGCAACTTGGCGGCGGCCGTTGCCCTCAAGGCGCGGGATGCAGGCGGTCCCAAGCTCGCCTTCCAACTACTCATCTACCCGGCGCTCGACCGCAACTTGGAGACGGCGTCATATAGGCAAAACGCGAGCGGCTATCTCCTCACGCGGGAGACGATGGCCGTCAACTGGGCCCTCTACCTTGGGAGCGAAGCGGATGCCAAGAACCCCTACGCCTGCCCCATCCAGGCCAAGGACCTTCGCGGGCTGCCTCCTGCCCTTATCATCACGGCTGAGTATGATCCCCTTCGCGATGACGGTGATATCTACGCGAAGAGACTGCGCGCTGCAGACGTTCCTGTGGCCTATACCTGCTACGAAGGCATGATCCACGCCTTCTTCAGCTATAGCGAAGTCTTGGCCGAAGCGAAGCAGGCGCTCGCCCAGGCGGGCGAGGCGCTCAAGAAGGCCTTTCGCGCCTAG
- a CDS encoding anion transporter codes for MAAAALIFALTYLGIAFNRVPKVNIDRPTAALIGATLMVLAGVLTFDEAVAAVNFDTIALLLGMMMLVVVLQQAGFFTLLAVKTVSATGSPIKLMAVVIVATAVFSAFLVNDVIVLLFTPVIIQACRMNRLNPIPYLIAEAMASNIGSSATIIGNPQNVLIGITSEISFGRFFLHLLPVAFVSTLILMGVIWLFYRNQLTAKDGGSSLQETATKAIPIDRQKLLRMTPIVIGVIVTFFLHSFLDLRLAVIALSAGGVAVVVSGIKPSNIIKDVDWVLLLFFAGLFIVVHGAQDAGVLDFFLDRVSLDANTAGVVSIHGISTVVSQIVSNVPFTLLVIPLLQDSNSNLLWLSLASGATLGGNMTLIGAVANLIVAEVAYRDGVTLKFGEFFKVGAVVTVLTLIASVGILLLQYELGWLK; via the coding sequence GTGGCCGCCGCCGCTCTTATCTTTGCGCTGACCTATCTAGGCATCGCCTTCAACCGCGTCCCCAAGGTCAACATTGATAGGCCGACGGCCGCGCTCATCGGCGCGACGCTGATGGTGCTGGCGGGCGTCCTCACCTTCGATGAAGCGGTGGCCGCCGTCAACTTCGATACCATCGCGCTGCTGTTGGGCATGATGATGCTGGTGGTGGTGCTGCAGCAGGCGGGCTTCTTCACGCTCCTGGCTGTCAAGACGGTCTCGGCCACCGGCTCGCCGATCAAGCTGATGGCAGTGGTCATCGTCGCAACGGCGGTCTTCAGCGCCTTCCTGGTGAATGACGTCATCGTGCTGCTCTTTACACCGGTCATCATCCAGGCCTGCAGGATGAACCGCCTGAATCCGATCCCCTACCTCATCGCGGAGGCGATGGCCTCCAACATCGGCTCCTCAGCCACCATCATCGGCAACCCGCAGAATGTGCTCATCGGCATCACATCCGAAATCTCATTCGGGCGCTTCTTCCTGCACCTGCTGCCCGTGGCGTTCGTCTCAACGCTCATCCTCATGGGCGTCATCTGGCTCTTCTACCGAAACCAGCTCACCGCGAAGGACGGAGGATCCTCCCTACAGGAGACGGCAACAAAGGCCATTCCCATAGACAGGCAGAAGCTCCTGCGCATGACGCCCATCGTCATCGGCGTCATCGTCACGTTTTTCCTCCACAGCTTCCTAGACCTGCGGCTTGCCGTCATCGCCCTCTCGGCTGGAGGAGTCGCCGTGGTGGTGAGCGGGATAAAGCCCTCCAATATCATCAAGGATGTGGACTGGGTGCTCCTGCTCTTCTTTGCCGGGCTCTTCATCGTGGTCCACGGCGCGCAGGATGCGGGCGTCCTGGATTTCTTCCTTGACCGGGTGAGCTTAGACGCGAACACGGCGGGCGTCGTCTCCATCCACGGCATCAGCACCGTCGTTTCGCAAATCGTGAGCAACGTGCCCTTCACGCTCTTGGTGATCCCCCTCCTGCAGGACTCCAATAGCAACCTGCTGTGGCTCTCCCTGGCCTCCGGCGCGACGCTCGGGGGCAACATGACGCTCATCGGGGCTGTGGCCAACCTTATCGTGGCGGAGGTGGCCTACCGCGATGGCGTGACGCTGAAGTTCGGGGAGTTCTTCAAGGTGGGCGCCGTCGTCACGGTGCTGACGCTCATCGCCTCAGTGGGCATCCTGCTCTTGCAATATGAGCTAGGCTGGCTGAAGTAG
- the radA gene encoding DNA repair protein RadA — MAKSHPKSLFVCQQCSAESPKWLGRCPECGQFNTMVETLVAAPTAARPWTGGKASESIELSGIAMSDTTRMALPLREVNRVLGGGIVPGSLTLIGGDPGIGKSTLLLQVAQAVADGIGPVVYVSGEESPQQIKLRASRLGLKGKGLHLLAETDLDAVLARLDQSKPALVIVDSIQTMALSAVTSAAGSVGQVRECALRLMQWAKSHGTPVMIAGHVTKDGAIAGPRVLEHMVDVVLYLEGEGFSPFRILRGVKNRFGSTNEVGIFEMRDGGLSEVTNPSEAFLAHRQESAMGSAIVPTLEGTRPLLVEIQALATPAGLGPARRIANGVDFNRLLLILAVLTKHLGLPMSGQDVIVNVVGGLHIEEPAADAAIALAVASSLRDTPLRERCVVMGEVGLSGELRPVNQTERRLAEAAALGFKLCVLPGQANGSVKAPGELKLLYAETLRDAVRLALASRPAAL, encoded by the coding sequence ATGGCTAAATCGCATCCCAAGAGTCTCTTTGTCTGCCAGCAGTGCAGCGCGGAGAGTCCCAAGTGGCTGGGGCGTTGTCCGGAATGCGGGCAGTTCAACACCATGGTGGAGACGCTCGTGGCCGCGCCCACTGCCGCGCGCCCCTGGACGGGCGGCAAGGCGAGCGAGAGCATCGAGCTCTCCGGCATCGCCATGTCAGACACGACGCGGATGGCGCTGCCTCTGCGGGAAGTGAACCGCGTGCTTGGGGGAGGCATCGTCCCCGGCTCGCTGACGCTGATCGGCGGGGACCCGGGCATCGGAAAGTCAACGCTGTTGCTGCAAGTGGCGCAGGCGGTGGCGGACGGCATCGGGCCTGTGGTCTACGTCTCCGGCGAAGAATCGCCGCAGCAGATCAAGCTGAGAGCTTCGCGCCTGGGACTCAAGGGCAAGGGCCTGCATCTCCTGGCGGAGACGGACCTTGACGCTGTGCTGGCGCGGCTCGACCAATCGAAACCCGCCCTGGTGATCGTAGACTCCATCCAAACGATGGCCCTTTCAGCCGTCACCTCTGCGGCGGGGAGCGTGGGCCAGGTACGGGAGTGCGCCCTGCGGCTGATGCAGTGGGCCAAGAGCCACGGGACGCCGGTGATGATCGCCGGGCACGTCACCAAGGACGGAGCCATCGCCGGGCCGCGGGTGCTGGAGCACATGGTGGACGTGGTGCTTTACCTGGAGGGTGAAGGCTTCAGCCCATTCCGCATCCTGCGGGGCGTGAAGAATCGCTTCGGCTCCACCAACGAAGTGGGCATCTTTGAGATGCGGGATGGGGGACTGAGCGAGGTGACGAATCCCTCGGAGGCCTTCCTGGCCCACAGGCAGGAATCGGCCATGGGCTCGGCCATCGTGCCGACGCTTGAGGGAACGCGACCGCTGCTGGTGGAGATCCAGGCCCTGGCGACACCCGCCGGGCTGGGGCCAGCGCGGCGCATCGCCAACGGCGTTGACTTCAACCGCCTGCTGCTTATCCTCGCGGTGCTGACCAAGCACCTAGGCCTGCCGATGAGCGGGCAAGATGTCATCGTGAACGTGGTGGGCGGACTGCACATCGAAGAGCCTGCGGCGGATGCGGCGATCGCCCTGGCGGTAGCCTCCAGCCTGCGCGATACGCCCCTGCGCGAGCGGTGCGTGGTGATGGGCGAAGTGGGTCTGAGCGGCGAACTGCGCCCGGTGAACCAGACGGAGCGCAGGCTGGCGGAGGCGGCGGCGCTGGGCTTCAAGCTCTGCGTGCTGCCGGGACAGGCCAACGGCAGCGTGAAGGCCCCCGGCGAGCTGAAGCTCCTTTACGCGGAGACCCTGCGCGATGCGGTGCGGCTCGCCCTGGCGAGCAGGCCTGCCGCCCTGTGA
- a CDS encoding LLM class F420-dependent oxidoreductase has protein sequence MLNIGLSIFGLKPSSMPKVAARAEELGFGSIWVAEHLVFPAVIPPTYPYSSSGHPPINPDTPLLDPWVVLSYIAAATKKVKLGTGVYILPLRSPFVTARAVTTLDRLSEGRVILGVGVGWLKEEFQAVGENWENRLKRTRETVEIIRKLWTEETIAYKGQYYSFDAVKFQPKPVQKPCIPIEFGGETKAALRRAAELGDGWIAAGRWQPDDVAKVVAEIQGYRREAGRTGPFNITCSCALEPTPENVRRYEAAGATRVYLRPAVSPGVVSVEEAFNAYLERVHDTLLTKL, from the coding sequence ATGCTCAATATCGGGCTCTCCATCTTCGGCCTCAAGCCTTCGAGCATGCCCAAGGTGGCGGCGCGCGCTGAGGAGCTGGGCTTCGGCTCTATCTGGGTCGCCGAACACCTCGTCTTCCCGGCGGTCATCCCGCCCACCTACCCCTACTCCTCCAGCGGGCATCCGCCCATCAACCCGGATACGCCGCTCCTTGATCCCTGGGTGGTGCTGAGCTACATCGCCGCTGCGACAAAGAAGGTGAAGCTCGGCACGGGCGTCTACATCCTGCCCCTCCGCAGTCCGTTCGTCACGGCCCGCGCCGTCACCACCCTTGATAGGCTGTCAGAGGGGCGGGTGATTCTTGGCGTCGGCGTCGGCTGGCTCAAAGAGGAGTTCCAGGCCGTGGGCGAAAACTGGGAGAATCGGCTCAAGCGCACCAGGGAGACCGTCGAAATCATCAGGAAGCTCTGGACGGAAGAGACCATTGCCTATAAGGGGCAGTACTATTCCTTCGATGCCGTGAAGTTCCAGCCCAAGCCGGTGCAGAAGCCCTGCATACCCATCGAGTTCGGCGGCGAGACCAAGGCCGCATTGCGCAGGGCCGCCGAGCTTGGCGATGGCTGGATCGCCGCTGGCCGCTGGCAGCCTGACGACGTAGCGAAGGTCGTCGCCGAGATCCAGGGCTACCGCCGCGAAGCCGGGCGCACCGGGCCCTTCAACATCACCTGTAGCTGCGCCCTGGAGCCTACGCCGGAGAATGTCCGGCGCTACGAAGCCGCGGGCGCCACGCGCGTCTACCTCCGGCCCGCCGTCTCTCCAGGCGTCGTCAGTGTGGAAGAGGCCTTTAACGCCTACCTGGAGCGCGTGCACGATACCTTGCTGACCAAGCTCTAG
- a CDS encoding redoxin domain-containing protein — MPVKLTERQRLLALIGVVAAIVAVVVALMVTSPGKARETDSAASGSGAQVGKLAPEIIGISAWLNAQPLMLKDLRGKVVLVDFWTYTCVNCVRTLPYLTEWHKRYADRGLVIVGVHTPEFDFERDVKNVEAAARRYGVTYPVALDNARGTWDNYRTQYWPRKFLVDSKGIIRYDHIGEGRYEATESQIKKLLAEIGANVNGMGSVKDPNPGPLVAAQNVTPELYAGARGYFQAQIGNVDQYTPIQPVDYTLPAALRSNVIYMSGLWKAGEEGLYHARGTDGYVDEIVVKYFARSANLVIQPQGDHPFDVRITFDGKPLPEHIRGKDVVVDAAGDTVVRVREARLYNLVSAPEIGAHELRLSAKSKDFAIFAFTFGTGEQD, encoded by the coding sequence ATGCCTGTGAAGTTGACAGAGAGGCAACGCCTCCTCGCCTTGATCGGCGTCGTTGCCGCCATCGTCGCGGTCGTCGTTGCCCTCATGGTCACCTCGCCCGGCAAGGCTAGGGAGACCGATTCCGCTGCCTCCGGAAGCGGCGCCCAGGTCGGCAAGCTCGCCCCTGAAATTATCGGCATCTCCGCCTGGCTCAATGCCCAGCCGCTTATGCTCAAGGACCTGCGGGGCAAGGTCGTCCTTGTGGACTTCTGGACCTACACCTGCGTCAATTGCGTTCGCACCCTGCCCTATCTGACGGAATGGCATAAGAGATACGCCGATAGAGGGCTCGTCATCGTCGGCGTGCACACGCCCGAGTTCGACTTCGAGCGCGATGTGAAGAACGTCGAGGCCGCCGCAAGGCGCTATGGCGTCACCTACCCGGTGGCCCTGGATAACGCCCGTGGCACCTGGGATAACTATCGCACGCAGTACTGGCCCCGCAAGTTCCTGGTGGACAGCAAAGGCATCATTCGCTATGACCACATCGGCGAGGGACGCTATGAGGCGACCGAATCCCAGATTAAAAAGCTTCTTGCCGAGATTGGTGCCAACGTAAATGGCATGGGTTCTGTGAAAGACCCCAACCCGGGGCCTCTTGTGGCCGCGCAGAACGTCACGCCCGAGCTCTACGCCGGGGCCCGTGGCTATTTCCAGGCCCAGATCGGCAACGTGGACCAGTACACGCCCATCCAGCCGGTGGACTACACCCTTCCCGCCGCCTTGCGCTCCAACGTCATCTACATGAGCGGTCTCTGGAAAGCTGGGGAAGAGGGTCTCTACCACGCCCGGGGGACGGATGGCTACGTGGATGAAATCGTGGTGAAGTACTTCGCCCGCAGCGCCAACCTGGTCATCCAACCCCAGGGCGATCACCCCTTTGATGTGCGCATCACCTTTGACGGCAAGCCCCTCCCGGAGCACATCCGTGGCAAGGACGTCGTTGTGGATGCCGCAGGCGATACCGTCGTCCGCGTTCGGGAGGCCCGCCTCTACAACCTCGTCTCAGCCCCCGAGATCGGCGCCCACGAGCTCCGCCTCAGCGCCAAGAGCAAGGACTTCGCCATCTTTGCCTTCACCTTCGGCACCGGCGAGCAGGACTGA
- a CDS encoding DUF3501 family protein, with translation MKKVTRGDIKDILAYEKARPEERARIIALKKNRRIEAGRRISVVFENRETVIFQIQEMMRVERIVKEEAIKDELRAYNGLIPDANELSATLLIEITNQRRIKAELEKFLGLDKGRKVWLEFGGTKVYATFEGGRSKERKISAVHFLRFPFTAQQSRRFRTGEDEARLVVSHPNYKQRVNISPQVRTSLIRDLS, from the coding sequence AGAAGGTCACACGAGGAGACATCAAGGATATCCTGGCCTATGAGAAGGCCCGGCCTGAGGAGCGGGCGCGGATCATCGCGCTCAAGAAGAACCGGCGCATCGAGGCAGGCCGACGCATCTCCGTGGTCTTCGAGAATCGGGAGACGGTCATCTTCCAGATCCAGGAGATGATGCGGGTGGAGCGGATCGTGAAGGAAGAGGCCATCAAGGACGAGCTACGGGCCTACAACGGGCTGATCCCAGACGCCAACGAGTTGAGCGCCACGTTGCTCATCGAAATCACGAACCAGCGGCGCATCAAGGCCGAACTGGAAAAGTTCCTGGGGCTGGACAAGGGACGCAAGGTGTGGCTCGAGTTCGGCGGGACGAAGGTCTACGCGACATTCGAGGGCGGGAGGAGCAAGGAGCGGAAGATCAGCGCCGTGCACTTCCTCCGCTTCCCCTTCACGGCGCAGCAATCGCGCCGATTCCGCACCGGAGAGGACGAGGCGCGGCTTGTGGTCAGCCACCCGAACTACAAACAGCGGGTGAATATCTCCCCGCAGGTGCGGACGAGCTTGATCCGAGACCTCTCATAA